The proteins below are encoded in one region of Hordeum vulgare subsp. vulgare chromosome 3H, MorexV3_pseudomolecules_assembly, whole genome shotgun sequence:
- the LOC123440535 gene encoding small polypeptide DEVIL 11-like, with amino-acid sequence MLFPAKSELELPTSLPPSSAHCLTRLDSPLSSLLRPGSRKRWPVLMEVLGAEDKQTPPRKRSGRKGARADGDGRRPSFSGRCARLVKEQRARFYIMRRCVTMLVCWRDYA; translated from the coding sequence ATGCTCTTCCCGGCCAAGAGCGAGCTAGAGCTTCCCACCTCACTCCCTCCCTCATCAGCTCACTGTCTCACTCGCCTCgattctcctctctcttctctcctTCGTCCAGGCTCAAGGAAGCGGTGGCCGGTGCTCATGGAGGTGTTGGGCGCCGAGGACAAGCAGACGCCGCCCAGGAAGAGGAGCGGCCGGAAGGGCGCGCGCGCGGACGGCGATGGCCGGCGGCCGTCCTTCTCCGGGCGGTGCGCGCGGCTCGTCAAGGAGCAGCGCGCGCGGTTCTACATCATGCGCCGCTGCGTCACGATGCTCGTCTGCTGGCGCGACTACGCCTGA